Genomic segment of Synechococcus sp. A15-28:
GATGGCAGCGGTCACCGCCATCAGGCCCGCCACGAGCACAATTCCACCGAGCATCATCATCAAGGAGCTGCGGCCGCGGCTGCGGCTGGTCTCCAGGTCCATCACCTCC
This window contains:
- a CDS encoding ssl1498 family light-harvesting-like protein, producing MQVTTEDGGRLNAFAKEPRMEVMDLETSRSRGRSSLMMMLGGIVLVAGLMAVTAAIS